A window of Reinekea marina contains these coding sequences:
- a CDS encoding glycine cleavage system protein R: MTTFGATETCSVPAQPLILIRRAKMEFILTIMANDRTGIAERLAREIAAHQGNWLESRLATMAGKFAGIVRVEVPEANFEALSLALQNLKEDGLNVSIEMGETGEGHNTGHVIEVVGNDRPGIVREVTDALAGQHANVIDLQTKIAPASMSGGVIFKAMIEFALTDEQSLDNVIQALENLSPDLMVDTK; the protein is encoded by the coding sequence TTGACGACGTTTGGGGCGACCGAAACTTGTTCTGTGCCTGCCCAACCACTGATTCTTATTCGGAGAGCTAAGATGGAATTTATACTGACGATAATGGCGAACGACCGAACCGGCATTGCCGAGCGTTTAGCACGTGAAATTGCCGCTCACCAAGGCAACTGGCTTGAAAGCCGTTTAGCAACCATGGCTGGAAAATTTGCGGGTATCGTTCGTGTTGAAGTGCCAGAAGCTAATTTTGAAGCACTTTCATTAGCCCTTCAAAACCTTAAAGAAGACGGCTTAAATGTTTCTATAGAAATGGGCGAAACTGGTGAAGGCCATAACACCGGTCATGTTATTGAGGTGGTCGGTAACGACCGCCCTGGTATCGTGAGAGAAGTGACCGATGCTTTGGCCGGCCAACACGCTAACGTCATAGATTTGCAAACAAAAATCGCCCCCGCTTCGATGAGCGGCGGCGTTATTTTCAAGGCCATGATTGAGTTTGCATTAACCGACGAGCAGTCTTTAGATAATGTCATTCAAGCTTTAGAAAACTTATCGCCCGATCTAATGGTCGACACTAAGTAA